The DNA sequence TTAATTTATACTCTAAATTATTAGGAATTTGATTACTATCTAAATCACCTAAATCATTTTTTGACATAGAAACATAAGACACGTTAGTAACAGAAACCGAAGATTCATTAACAAAACCCAAAGTTTCCCATTGATCAATAAACAACAAACCCTCATCTAAATCATAAACAAAATTATTTTCATTAAATGATGGTATTTTAAGCGCATAACTTCCTGATGATATAGTTTGCAAACCACCCCAAGTAATTGTATGCTTTTTTTGCTGAGAAAAAACAAAAACCGAAATAAAAAAAATAAAAAGTAAAAATCTCTCTTTCATGCCAAAGAATAACGTTATTTATTTGACGTTATTATTAAAAAAACAACAATTTTAAATTCTGTTTCAAAAATACAATAATATTTTAGTAAAATGTACGTTAATACAAGACAAAAGAACCCTATAAAACACCAAAAACATCGTTGTAATGTTAAAAAAATAGGGTGAAATGCATATTTTTTTAATCAAATAACACTAAATCATTTGCAGTATTCGGTTTAATTCTTATATTGCACCACCAAAAATAATATTAGCTTACTTAAAATATGGATATGAAAAAAGTAGTGACATTCAAGGTTTTATTAGTCTTGGCGATATTTGGAGCCATGACTAGTTGCAAAAAGTCTTCTAGTTCCAAAAACAGTTCTAGAGCTACTGGCTGGAATATAAACGACAGAGAAGGCGGTTTTCAGTACAACACAGATTTCAATGAACAAGAAACATCTCCAGGTTTAGTGTTTGTAGAAGGAGGCACCTTTACAAAAGGGCGCGTTCAAGATGATGTAATGCATGATTGGAACAATACACCTACTCAACAGCATGTACAATCATTCTACATGGATGAAACTGAGGTTACCAATATCATGTATTTGGAATACTTGGATTGGATAAAAAGAGTTTACCCGCCTACTGATGAAAATTTCAGAGCTATTTATCACGGTGCTTTACCAGATACTTTAGTTTGGAGAAACCGATTAGGTTATAATGAGATTATGACGGAAAATTATTTACGTCACCCAGGCTACGCAGAATATCCTGTTGTTGGGGTTAGCTGGATTCAAGCTGTTGAGTTTGCTAATTGGCGATCTGATCGTGTAAACGAATATAATCTTGAAAAAGCAGGTTACTTAAAAAGAGACGCAAAAACACTTGATGTAAGTGCTGAATCAAATTTTAACACAGATACTTATATAAATGCACCTACCCAAACATATGGTGGCAATGAAGAAGTCATTAATGCAGAAGGTAGAAACCGAAGAAACGTTAGGGTTGATGCCGATGGTAATGAAAGTAATATTTTTGCAACACGTGAAACAGGAATTATATCACCAAATTATAGGCTCCCAACAGAAACAGAATGGGAATATGCCGCTTTAGGCTTAAGCGAAATTAGAAGCTATAACCTATATCGTGGTCGAAAAAAATACCCATGGGACGGTCAATACACACGTTCAGGCAAGCGTAAAGTTCGAGGTGATCAAATGGCTAACTTTAAGCAAGGAAAAGGAGATTATGGAGGAATTGCAGGTTGGTCTGATGATGGAGCCGATATTACTAATGCTGTAAAATCATATGCAGCCAACGATTATGGCTTATATGACATGGCTGGAAATGTTGCCGAATGGGTAGCAGATGTTTACAGACCAATTGTGGATGACGAGTTCAACGATTTTAACTACTATCGTGGAAATGTATACACAAAAAATGCTATAAATGATGATGGTACCGTTAAAATAGTAACCCCAGAAACCATTGTTTATGATACAACTTCTACAGGAAAATTAGTTGCGAGAAATTTACCTGGTGAAATTCTACAAGTTCCTGTTGATGAGAATGAAACGTATTTAAGAACTAATTTTGATAAGAGTAACGAAATAAACTTTAGAGATGGTGACAAGCGGTCTTCACGTTATTACGAAAGTTTTAATGAAGAAGATGAAAATGCAAAAGCAGATTCAGAAACCAGAAAAATGTATAACTCACCAAAACACAATGTTACGAGAGATTCATTAGGAAATATTATCAGAGAATATGACAAGGCTAACAATAGAACATCCTTAATTAATGATGAGGTTCGTGTTTATAAGGGAGGCTCATGGAAAGATAGAGAATATTGGTTAGACCCTGCACAAAGACGTTATTTCCCACAAGATATGGCTACAGACTATATTGGATTTAGATGTGCCATGTCTAGAGTAGGTTCAAAATCGAAATCAAAAACTAAAACAAAAGGTTAATAAAATTCGAATATATTAAAAAAAAGTCCTAACATTGGTTAGGACTTTTTTTGTATTTTTAATTCAAAATTTGACTATTGAAAATAGAACAATTACACCGTCTTTTTTTAACATGCAGTGGCGTTTGTACTGACACACGAAAAATCAAAAAAAACACTATGTTTTTTGGACTTAAGGGCGAAAACTTTAATGGCAATGCCTACGCAGAAACCGCATTAGAAAATGGCGCAAGATACACCATTATTGACGACCCCGAGTTTGACATCTTAAATGAAACCATTTTAGTTGAAGATGTACTCATGACCTTACAGCAATTAGCGGCTTTTCATAGACGATATTTAAAAACTACCATCATAGCACTCACTGGTAGTAATGGCAAAACAACAACTAAAGAGCTTATTAATTCAGTTTTATCACAAAAATATATTACCATTGCTACCATAGGCAATCTAAATAACCACATAGGCGTACCATTAACATTGCTTTCCATGAATGAAAAAACAGAAATTGGCATTGTGGAAATGGGTGCAAATCATTTAGATGAAATAAAGTTTTTATGCAAAATTGCAAAACCAGATTATGGTTATATTACTAATTTTGGAAAAGCACACTTAGAAGGCTTTGGCAGTTTAAAAGGTGTGATTAAAGGAAAGAGCGAAATGTATGACTTCCTTATTAAAAAGAAGAAATTTATTTTTGTAAATGGTAATGACCCCATTCAGGTTGATAAAACTAAAGAATCTAAACGTTATATATTTGGTGACAATAATGAAACAACAGATATTTCTATCAATTTTATTGAAGCACAACCCTATGTAAAATGTACATTTGAAAATTTAGAATTAAAAAGTCAACTAATAGGAGATTATAATTTCAATAATATTTCTGCAGCAATAGCTATAGGAAGTTATTTTAAAGTAGACAATAAAACCATAAAAACAGCTATTGAAAACTACATCCCCACGAATAACCGTTCTCAAATTATTCAAAAAAATTCAAACAAAATTATTTTAGATGCTTATAATGCTAATCCAACGAGTATGCGAGCTGCCTTACTTAATTTTGAAAAATTAGCTGGATTTAAAATAGCCATTTTAGGCGATATGTTTGAGCTTGGAAATGATGCAGAAAAAGAACATCAAGAAATTATCAACTTAGCTGAAACACTAAATTTAAACAGCATCTATTTTATTGGAAAGAATTTTTATAAAACCAAAATTACATTTAAGCATATTAATCAATTTGAAACCTTTGATGATTTTAAAAATCATTTTGATTTTTCACAAATAGAAAGCACAACACTATTAATTAAAGGGTCTCGAGGCATGGCTTTGGAGCGAGTTTTAAATTTGCAATAGTCTGATTCAAAAAAAAAGTGCCTATCAAAAGATAGACACTTAATCTAAAAAATTCTCTCTAAGAACTAATTAATAGCAGTGTAAAGTTGCAACTTTAACAGTTATTAAACAATACTCAATTTGAGTATTTATATAACTTTTACCTTATTTTCGTTGAAACACCACTTTACAATGATGTATTAAATACTTTGTAGTAATTATAAAATATTTCTATTCATTTTAAGCATCCCAATAAGTTCGCCTGTTGAGGTTATTTTTAGTTTTTTAAGAATATTTCGCCTGTGTGTGTCAACGGTATTTGGGCTAATGTTTAACTTTTCACCAATAGCCTTACTTGAATAATTTAAAACCAATAAGTGAATAATGTCGCGCTCCCTGTTACTTATACTGTTTGAAAGTAATTTTTGAGAAAAATTATTAAAATATTTCGTTTCATATTCATTATACTCATTCAATAATTTTGCTGAGGCTGTTACCTGAAGTTTCACTCTTGCATCTACAATTGTATAATGAGCAAGACCAATAATAGGTTTTTTTTCATTATCAAATTGCAGAGGTGTCGTATTTTGAATGATGTTTACATAATCATCCTTAGAATTTTTAAACCGATAATTCCACGTAAAGCTTAAAAGGTTTCTTTGCTCGATAGGTATTTCTTCTAAAGTAAAATCCATAAGCGCATTTAATGCTTTTAACCAATTTTCAATATCTTCTGGATGAATTCTACTCCAAAAAAAACGCATACCTCCTTCTTTGAGAATTTCAGGCTTATAACCCAAACATGAAACAACATTTTTACTAACAAATTCAAAAGTTAAATTTTGAGTATTCGTTACACAATAGAAAGTAGAAGAATACGGTATATACTCATCTAATTCAATAATTTTTTTGATGTGATTTTCTAATAAAGGATAATCATAAGATTTAAAAATCTCTTTATAAGTACTTTTAATATCTTTTATAATCATAATAGTTATACAATGTAGCCTTAAAATAGAGTTATGAAATTAGCAATTATAAAAGTAACACAAACTAAAGTTAATGTTTTTAATCAATAATATTTTAATTTTTTTAAGATTATTTTAATTTTTTTTTAAGATTTGAATATTGATTTTTTAAATAGTTTAGTGCCGTCTTTTTTAAAATTCACTTTTTATTACTATAAAAAGTGAAGTAAAAACGAAATGTTCTTTCAAAAAATTTTACATTCATTAATTTCAATATTAACTATTAATTTTAATAAATCTAAACTATGATAGCCACTACAAAACGTCTGTCCTATTTATTTTTTAGTTTTTTTATTTTAATCTCTTTTTATTCAAATCAAGTTATAGCTCAAAGTTTATCGCTTTACACACCTATAACAAAAATTACTGTCCCTCCAGGACAAGAAATCAATTACAATATTGATGTCATAAATAACAGTAGTTCTATTAAAACTTCAAGTCTAAACATTGTTGGGCTACCACAAGACTGGAACTTTGATTTAAAATCAGGCGGTTGGAATGTTGAACAAATTTCAGTATTACCCAACAATAAAGAAAAGTTATCTTTAAAAGTAACAGTACCTGTAAAAATTAACAAAGGAACCTATCGTTTCAAAGTTTTAGCAAATGGTTATTCCGTACTACCACTAACAGTAACAGTATCTAAACAAGGTACATATCAAACAACATTGACTTCTGAACAACCTAATATTGAAGGCGCCTCAAATACCACCTTTACATATAATGCAAATTTAAAAAATGGCACAACACAAAGCCAAGTGTATGCACTAAAAGCATCCCCTCCATCTGGTTGGTTTGCTATTTTTAAGGCTAATGGCAAACAAGTTTCTTCAGTAAATGTTGAGGCCAACCAAACTCAACGTATCACAATTGAATTAAAACCTTCAGAGAACACAAAATCTGGGCTATATAAAATTCCTATTACTGCACAAGCTGAAAACTTTAGTGCGCGCTTAGAACTAGAAACAGTAATAACAGGAAGTTATAGTTTATCGTTATCAACACCAACAGGGCTTTTAAGCACGGATGTGACAGCTGGTGAACATAAAAAATTAAAACTTTTATTAAAAAATACTGGTTCAGCGGCACTAAATAAAATCAATCTAAAAGCTAGAACTCCTTCAAATTGGAGTGTTGATTTTACTCCAAAAGAAATTCCTTTTTTGGAAGCTGGAAAAACAGAAGAAATAGAAGCTATAATTAACGTTCATGACAAAGCTTTGTCAGGCGACTATGAAACCAACTTTGATGCTAAAGCTTCAGAAACATCAACTCTTTCTAAGTTTAGAATTACAGTACATGCCTCTATACTGTCTGGCTGGTTTGGTTTTTTCATTATTATAATAGCTTTAGGCTGTGTTTATTATTTAATACGTAAATACGGAAGACGATAGCCATGACACCAATTATAAAATTAGAAAACCTTTCCAAAAAATATGGCACATTCTACGCTGTTAATAAATTAAATCTTAACATTTACAAGGGCGAAGTTTTTGGACTATTAGGTCCAAATGGTGCAGGGAAATCAACCACTATTCTAATGATGTTAGGTTTAACAGAACCTCAATCAGGCAAAGCTTTAATCTGTGGTTTTGATGCCACCACAAATCCTATTCAGGTAAAAAAAAGAGTTGGCTATCTACCAGACACCTTAGGATTCTATGAAAATAGAACTGGTCTGGAAAATTTAATTTATATAGCACATCTAAATGGACTATCAGAGCAAATAACTATTCAAAAAGCCAAAGAATTACTTATAAGGGTTGGACTGGAAAAGGAGATGAACAAAAAGGTAAGTACCTACTCAAGAGGAATGAAACAACGTTTAGGTCTTGCAGATGTCCTTATTAAAAACCCTGAAATTATAATTTTAGATGAACCCACACTTGGAATTGATCCAAAAGGAGTTCGAGATTTTTTACTTTTAATTCGCCAGCTAAGCAAAGAAGAACATCTTACTGTTTTATTATCATCGCATAACCTACACCAAGTACAACAAGTATGTGATAGAGTAGGCCTTTTTGTAGATGGAAATTTAATAGCCGAAGGAGATATTCCAACATTATCAAAAGTCCTATTGAAGGAACAGTCTTATACCGTGGAAATAAAATTACAAGAAAGTCTTCAGGAAAATTCATCTATTATTAAAACCTTATTACTTAAATCTGAGGATATAAAAAAGGTTACACTACAAAATGATAGCCTTCTAATTTATTGTACAAATGATGTTACTTCATATATAGCAAAAACCCTTATTAATGCCAATTTTAATATGCAATATTTACATATTAAAGAATATGGATTAGATGATATATACCAACGTTATTTTGAAAATAAAAATGAAAACAATAAACAAATTGCATAACCCATTATCAAATTTCAAACAATCTTTTTTAGCACATTCTTTTATAAGCAAGATAATATCAAAAAAACAAAATCATCCTTTTTGGATAATGGTACAAAAAGAAACAACAGACCATGTTTGTAGTTGGAGATTTATAATATTACTCCTTTTAATTACAATTACATGTTTTGGAAGTTTATACAACTCGCTAAATCATTTAAGCGAAGTATTAAATAACGCAAAGGATCCGAACCATATGTTTGCGTTTTTAAGAATACTAACAACATCTGACGGAACATTACCTCCTTTTCATGTTTTTATAGGTTTTTTAGGACCTTTATTAGGCATTAGTTTAGGTTTTGATGCTATCAACTCTGAGCAAAACAACGGTTCATTAGTTAGAATTATTTCACAACCCATACACAGAGACTATTTAATTAACGCAAAATTTGTTGCTGGACTAATTATCATCGTCAGCCTATTCTTTACCTTAAATTTCCTATTTGTTGGTTTTGGTATTTTAGCAACAGGCTTAACACCTAACCCCGAAGAATTCTTGAGAATTATAGCTTTTACATTACTTGTCATCCTTTACGTATCATTCTGGTTAAATCTTTCTATTTTATTTTCTATTAAATTTAAACAAGCCGCCACATCGGCTTTATCCGCCATAGCTGTATGGTTATTTTTTACGGTTTTTTTTCAAATATTAATAAACATAATAGCTAAAGTATTTATCCCAACAAATACAACCAACCCAAATCACGCTTTAGCCTATAAAAACTTTTTTCTTAAATTAATAAATATTGCACCTAACCAATTATACAACGATGCAACAACAACATTATTAGCGCCTACAATAAGAAGTTTGGGACCTCTTTCATATAGCCAAACCTATGGAGCTATACCCTCTGCTCTACCTTTAAGAGAAAGCTTACTTATTGTTTGGCCACAATTAACAGGGTTAATAGCCATCACCATTTTATGTTTTGCTATATCATACTATCTATTTATGAAACGTGAAATCAGAGCATAAAAAGTATAATAGATTTATACATTCTGTGCCTATTCCGTACCCCTTTTAAAAAAAAAAGGCTCCACATTTCTGTGAAGCCCTGTCTTACTTAGTAGCGGGAACTGGACTCGAACCAGTGACCTTCGGGTTATGAGCTTGACACTTAGCATCATTAAAACAACACAAAACCCTTCATAATCAATTGTTTTAAAGCTATTTAATATTTTATAGATTAGAATAAAATCATCCAAAATCAAATTATTCTGTACTTATTCTGTACTAGTTTTTAGTATCTTTGTGTTATTGTAAAAAGGTTATTATGGCAAGTATCAAAATTGTATTGCGTAAAAATATGATGAAAAAGGATGGCACTATTCCTTTGGCTATAAGAATTAGTGAAAACTACAAGACAAATTATAAATGGCTTGGTCAATATGTTTTTGAAAAAGACTGGGACAAAGTTGCCGGAAAAGCTAAAAGAACCCACCCAAATCACAAAAAACTAAATAACTTCTTGATGAAGAAGTTAACAGAAGCTAATGATCTATATTTTGATTCTAAAGATGATAGCATCACGCCCAAACAAGCTAAACAAAAACTGAAAGGACCTGGAGGCTCTAAATCATTTTTTTCAGTTGCTGCTGAACGCGTTAAAAGCAAATATGATCGTGGAACTTTCTCAGTAGCTAAAT is a window from the Pseudalgibacter alginicilyticus genome containing:
- a CDS encoding ABC transporter ATP-binding protein, which produces MTPIIKLENLSKKYGTFYAVNKLNLNIYKGEVFGLLGPNGAGKSTTILMMLGLTEPQSGKALICGFDATTNPIQVKKRVGYLPDTLGFYENRTGLENLIYIAHLNGLSEQITIQKAKELLIRVGLEKEMNKKVSTYSRGMKQRLGLADVLIKNPEIIILDEPTLGIDPKGVRDFLLLIRQLSKEEHLTVLLSSHNLHQVQQVCDRVGLFVDGNLIAEGDIPTLSKVLLKEQSYTVEIKLQESLQENSSIIKTLLLKSEDIKKVTLQNDSLLIYCTNDVTSYIAKTLINANFNMQYLHIKEYGLDDIYQRYFENKNENNKQIA
- a CDS encoding UDP-N-acetylmuramoyl-tripeptide--D-alanyl-D-alanine ligase; translation: MKIEQLHRLFLTCSGVCTDTRKIKKNTMFFGLKGENFNGNAYAETALENGARYTIIDDPEFDILNETILVEDVLMTLQQLAAFHRRYLKTTIIALTGSNGKTTTKELINSVLSQKYITIATIGNLNNHIGVPLTLLSMNEKTEIGIVEMGANHLDEIKFLCKIAKPDYGYITNFGKAHLEGFGSLKGVIKGKSEMYDFLIKKKKFIFVNGNDPIQVDKTKESKRYIFGDNNETTDISINFIEAQPYVKCTFENLELKSQLIGDYNFNNISAAIAIGSYFKVDNKTIKTAIENYIPTNNRSQIIQKNSNKIILDAYNANPTSMRAALLNFEKLAGFKIAILGDMFELGNDAEKEHQEIINLAETLNLNSIYFIGKNFYKTKITFKHINQFETFDDFKNHFDFSQIESTTLLIKGSRGMALERVLNLQ
- the gldJ gene encoding gliding motility lipoprotein GldJ; the protein is MDMKKVVTFKVLLVLAIFGAMTSCKKSSSSKNSSRATGWNINDREGGFQYNTDFNEQETSPGLVFVEGGTFTKGRVQDDVMHDWNNTPTQQHVQSFYMDETEVTNIMYLEYLDWIKRVYPPTDENFRAIYHGALPDTLVWRNRLGYNEIMTENYLRHPGYAEYPVVGVSWIQAVEFANWRSDRVNEYNLEKAGYLKRDAKTLDVSAESNFNTDTYINAPTQTYGGNEEVINAEGRNRRNVRVDADGNESNIFATRETGIISPNYRLPTETEWEYAALGLSEIRSYNLYRGRKKYPWDGQYTRSGKRKVRGDQMANFKQGKGDYGGIAGWSDDGADITNAVKSYAANDYGLYDMAGNVAEWVADVYRPIVDDEFNDFNYYRGNVYTKNAINDDGTVKIVTPETIVYDTTSTGKLVARNLPGEILQVPVDENETYLRTNFDKSNEINFRDGDKRSSRYYESFNEEDENAKADSETRKMYNSPKHNVTRDSLGNIIREYDKANNRTSLINDEVRVYKGGSWKDREYWLDPAQRRYFPQDMATDYIGFRCAMSRVGSKSKSKTKTKG
- a CDS encoding COG1470 family protein, with the protein product MIATTKRLSYLFFSFFILISFYSNQVIAQSLSLYTPITKITVPPGQEINYNIDVINNSSSIKTSSLNIVGLPQDWNFDLKSGGWNVEQISVLPNNKEKLSLKVTVPVKINKGTYRFKVLANGYSVLPLTVTVSKQGTYQTTLTSEQPNIEGASNTTFTYNANLKNGTTQSQVYALKASPPSGWFAIFKANGKQVSSVNVEANQTQRITIELKPSENTKSGLYKIPITAQAENFSARLELETVITGSYSLSLSTPTGLLSTDVTAGEHKKLKLLLKNTGSAALNKINLKARTPSNWSVDFTPKEIPFLEAGKTEEIEAIINVHDKALSGDYETNFDAKASETSTLSKFRITVHASILSGWFGFFIIIIALGCVYYLIRKYGRR
- a CDS encoding ABC transporter permease; this encodes MKTINKLHNPLSNFKQSFLAHSFISKIISKKQNHPFWIMVQKETTDHVCSWRFIILLLLITITCFGSLYNSLNHLSEVLNNAKDPNHMFAFLRILTTSDGTLPPFHVFIGFLGPLLGISLGFDAINSEQNNGSLVRIISQPIHRDYLINAKFVAGLIIIVSLFFTLNFLFVGFGILATGLTPNPEEFLRIIAFTLLVILYVSFWLNLSILFSIKFKQAATSALSAIAVWLFFTVFFQILINIIAKVFIPTNTTNPNHALAYKNFFLKLINIAPNQLYNDATTTLLAPTIRSLGPLSYSQTYGAIPSALPLRESLLIVWPQLTGLIAITILCFAISYYLFMKREIRA
- a CDS encoding LuxR C-terminal-related transcriptional regulator; the protein is MIIKDIKSTYKEIFKSYDYPLLENHIKKIIELDEYIPYSSTFYCVTNTQNLTFEFVSKNVVSCLGYKPEILKEGGMRFFWSRIHPEDIENWLKALNALMDFTLEEIPIEQRNLLSFTWNYRFKNSKDDYVNIIQNTTPLQFDNEKKPIIGLAHYTIVDARVKLQVTASAKLLNEYNEYETKYFNNFSQKLLSNSISNRERDIIHLLVLNYSSKAIGEKLNISPNTVDTHRRNILKKLKITSTGELIGMLKMNRNIL